A window of the Lagenorhynchus albirostris chromosome 1, mLagAlb1.1, whole genome shotgun sequence genome harbors these coding sequences:
- the DACT1 gene encoding dapper homolog 1 — protein sequence MKPSPAGTARELEPPAPVRGEQRTAEPEGRWREKGEADTERQRTRERQEATLAGLAELEYLRQRQELLVRGALRSSGGAGPAAVRAGELPGEAAQRSRLEEKFLEENILLLRKQLNCLRRRDAGLLNQLQELDKQISDLRLDVEKTSEEHLETDSRPSSGFYELSDGASGSLSNSSNSVFSECLSTCHSSTCFCSPLEATLTISDGCPKSADVNPKYQCDLVSKNGNDVYRYPSPLHAVAVQSPMFLLCLTGNPLREDERLGSHANDICVGSELDAVKTDTSLPSPSSLWSAPHPSSSKKMDGYILSLVQKKTHPVRTNKPRTSVNADPTKGLLRNGSVCVRVTAAVSQGNGGNLKNSKQLPLPSGGVPSLDNGTLSPLKQWSKESKPEPLESKRLPAPEGISPGTATELPGKHLPKNAKPASQELARCPPAGVGESPKESGQIPAASPKESPGKVPASLQENKVVQPLKKVPQKNSPPALPTAPPPAASALVSPAFPVEERPALDFRSEGSSQSLEEGPLGKAPPVLAQPPSVRPPRGTRPVATPRGSALKPRAPAVHGPESALPAVREKGRAAGKKCRFPDDADTNKKLRRAPAKGRRGGGGQSDVGPPSRPLGAGHRAGSRGHGHGHGREAVVAKPKHKRTDSRRWRSAAEVSYEEALRRARRGRREPTGLFAARPLPYASPYAYAASDSEYSAECESLFHSTVLDTSEDERSNYTTNCFGDSESSVSEGEFVGDSTSTSDSEESGGLIWSQFVQTLPLQPVPAPDLRHNPTKTFVKIKASHNLKKKILRFRSGSLKLMTTV from the exons ATGAAACCGAGTCCGGCCGGGACGGCGAGGGAGCTGGAGCCGCCGGCGCCGGTCCGGGGCGAGCAGCGCACGGCGGAGCCCGAGGGGCGCTGGCGGGAGAAGGGCGAGGCGGACACGGAGCGGCAGCGCACCCGCGAGCGGCAGGAGGCCACGCTGGCCGGGCTGGCGGAGCTGGAGTACCTGCGCCAGCGCCAGGAGCTGCTGGTCCGGGGCGCCCTGCGCAGCTCTGGGGGCGCGGGGCCAGCTGCAGTTCGCGCCGGGGAGCTGCCGGGGGAGGCGGCGCAGCGCAGCCGCCTGGAGGAGAAGTTCTTGGAGGAGAACATCTTGCTGCTGCGGAAGCAATTG AATTGTTTGAGGAGAAGAGATGCTGGTTTGTTGAACCAGTTGCAGGAACTCGACAAGCAGATAAGTGACCTGAGACTGGATGTGGAAAAGACATCTGAGGAACACCTGGAGACAGACAGCCGCCCCAGCTCAG GGTTTTATGAACTGAGTGATGGGGCTTCGGGATCCCTTTCCAATTCCTCGAACTCCGTCTTTAGTGAGTGTTTATCCACTTGTCATTCCAGCACCTGTTTTTGCAGCCCCTTGGAGGCAACCTTGACTATCTCAGATGGTTGCCCCAAATCTGCAG ATGTGAATCCCAAGTACCAGTGTGATCTGGTGTCTAAAAACGGGAATGATGTGTATCGCTACCCCAGTCCGCTTCATGCTGTGGCCGTGCAGAGCCCAATGTTCCTCCTTTGCCTGACCGGCAATCCCCTGAGGGAAGACGAGAGGCTCGGTAGCCATGCCAACGACATTTGTGTCGGATCTGAGCTGGATGCCGTCAAGACGGACACTTCCTTACCCTCTCCAAGCAGTTTGTGGTCTGCTCCCCATCCTTCATCGAGTAAGAAAATGGATGGTTACATTCTGAGCCTGGTCCAGAAAAAAACGCACCCTGTAAGGACCAACAAGCCGAGAACCAGTGTGAACGCTGACCCCACCAAGGGGCTTCTGAGGAATGGGAGCGTTTGTGTCAGAGTGACTGCGGCCGTCTCACAGGGCAACGGTGGGAACCTTAAGAATTCTAAACAGCTGCCTTTGCCCTCTGGCGGGGTCCCCTCTTTGGACAATGGGACGTTGTCCCCACTGAAACAGTGGTCAAAAGAATCAAAGCCAGAACCACTGGAAAGCAAGAGGTTGCCCGCGCCTGAGGGCATCTCCCCAGGCACTGCCACTGAACTTCCAGGTAAGCATCTGCCCAAAAATGCCAAGCCAGCCTCCCAGGAACTTGCTAGGTGTCCCCCTGCTGGGGTAGGGGAGTCTCCTAAGGAAAGCGGGCAGATCCCAGCTGCCTCCCCAAAAGAGAGCCCTGGGAAGGTCCCCGCCTCGCTGCAAGAGAACAAGGTGGTCCAGCCACTGAAAAAGGTGCCACAGAAAAACAGCCCGCCGGCTCTCCCTACGGCGCCCCCTCCCGCCGCTTCCGCTCTGGTGTCTCCCGCTTTCCCAGTGGAAGAGCGGCCTGCCCTGGATTTCAGAAGCGAGGGCTCTTCTCAGAGCCTGGAGGAAGGGCCTCTGGGGAAGGCGCCGCCGGTCCTGGCGCAGCCGCCCAGCGTCAGGCCACCCCGGGGTACACGGCCCGTGGCCACCCCGAGGGGCTCTGCTCTGAAGCCCCGGGCCCCGGCCGTCCACGGGCCGGAGAGCGCGCTGCCCGCCGTGAGGGAGAAAGGCCGGGCAGCCGGCAAGAAGTGTCGGTTCCCCGATGATGCGGATACAAATAAGAAACTCCGGAGAGCCCCGGCCaaggggcggcggggcgggggcggccaGTCCGACGTGGGACCACCCAGCCGGCCGCTGGGGGCGGGCCACCGGGCGGGGAGCCGCGGCCACGGCCACGGCCACGGCCGGGAGGCGGTGGTGGCCAAGCCCAAGCACAAGCGCACCGACTCGCGGCGGTGGAGGTCGGCCGCCGAGGTGTCCTACGAGGAGGCGCTGCGGCGCGCGCGGCGGGGCCGCCGGGAGCCCACGGGGCTGTTCGCGGCCAGGCCGCTGCCCTACGCCAGCCCCTATGCCTACGCGGCCAGCGACTCCGAGTACTCGGCCGAGTGCGAGTCCCTGTTCCACTCCACCGTGCTGGACACCAGCGAGGACGAGCGCAGCAACTACACCACGAACTGCTTCGGCGACAGCGAGTCCAGTGTGAGCGAGGGCGAGTTCGTGGGCGACAGCACCAGCACTAGCGATTCCGAGGAGAGCGGAGGCTTGATTTGGTCCCAGTTTGTCCAGACCCTCCCTCTGCAGCCGGTCCCGGCCCCGGACCTTCGCCACAACCCCACCAAAACCTTCGTCAAAATTAAGGCTTCACACAACCTCAAGAAGAAAATCCTGCGCTTTCGGTCTGGCTCTTTGAAACTGATGACGACCGTTTGA